The proteins below are encoded in one region of Apium graveolens cultivar Ventura chromosome 4, ASM990537v1, whole genome shotgun sequence:
- the LOC141718498 gene encoding uncharacterized protein LOC141718498, which translates to MEKDEDQGWEFFEELAEKTMLWESTREPNRELSKRNETLGSIANKGLYLVGNYIAIEAKLATLTRRLEALETNNAPSQASMCANYNSNSHGPQNFQDFEQVNAMFQPRPRNDPFLPTYNPGWKNHPNFSWTQGQNYQSPQPTFQKPNPNSYATSCQNPYPNPIQAPLNPPGFNDSNKRLNSLEKSIEALLKSQTNLTQSQQAFMQIMTQDRQLLNSNVQAISKLEVQMSQLAHTICEHEKNKFPKENSSSEPNPSPLSPSLDHSKQPEDFESSEKPHSIAPPSKPSPNVSNERVFTPKALYPQRLISNKQSAQVEKILEVFKQVKVNLPLLDAIQQILSYAKFLKKLCTHRRTTHVPKKAFLTSQVSSIRSNEIPVKDKDPGCPTISCVIGNTFFDKALLDLGVNVNLLPYFVYQELGLGELQKNNVTLQLVDRSIKIPKGIIEDVLIKVGDFVFPIDFVVLKTELVIPIILGRPFLATFNA; encoded by the exons ATGGAAAAAGATGAGGATCAAGGTTGGGAGTTTTTCGAGGAACTAGCGGAAAAGACCATgttgtgggagtctactagggaaCCGAATAGGGAGCTCAGTAAGCGCAATGAAACACTTGGTTCAATAGCTAACAAAGGTTTGTACTTAGTGGGTAATTATATAGCAATCGAAGCGAAGTTGGCTACTCTTACTAGAAGATTAGAAGCTTTAGAAACCAATAATGCCCCTTCCCAAGCGTCTATGTGTGCTAACTATAACTCTAATAGTCATGGACCTCAAAACTTTCAAGATTTTGAGCAAGTGAATGCTATGTTTCAACCTAGACCTAGGAATGACCCTTTTCTACCCACATACAATCCCGGGTGGAAGAACCACCCGAATTTCTCATGGACCCAAGGCCAAAACTACCAATCTCCTCAACCCACTTTTCAAAAGCCTAATCCAAACTCTTATGCCACTTCTTGTCAAAATCCTTATCCAAACCCAATTCAAGCACCCTTGAATCCTCCCGGGTTTAATGATTCAAATAAGAGACTTAATTCCTTAGAAAAGAGTATCGAGGCTTTGCTAAAATCTCAAACTAATTTGACTCAATCTCAACAAGCCTTCATGCAAATCATGACCCAAGATAGGCAATTATTGAATTCCAATGTCCAAGCCATATCTAAGTTAGAGGTTCAAATGAGTCAATTAGCTCATACGATTTGTGAGCACGAGAAGAACAAGTTTCCAA AAGAGAATTCAAGTTCAGAACCTAATCCCTCACCTTTGAGTCCGAGTCTAGATCACTCAAAGCAACCCGAGGATTTCGAATCTAGCGAAAAACCTCATTCGATTGCACCACCTTCGAAGCCTAGCCCCAATGTGTCTAACGAAAGAGTCTTTACGCCAAAAGCTCTGTATCCTCAACGACTTATTTCGAACAAACAATCGGCTCAAGTAGAGAAGATCTTAGAAGTTTTCAAGCAAGTCAAGGTCAACCTTCCTCTTTTAGATGCCATTCAACAAATTCTTTCTTATGCTAAGTTTCTAAAAAAGCTGTGTACTCATAGACGAACCACTCATGTTCCTAAGAAAGCCTTTTTGACATCTCAAGTTAGTTCAATTCGCTCGAATGAAATTCCCGTGAAAGATAAAGATCCCGGTTGTCCAACTATTTCTTGTGTCATAGGCAACACTTTTTTTGACAAAGCTTTACTTGACTTAGGTGTTAATGTGAATCTTCTTCCATATTTTGTCTACCAAGAATTAGGTCTAGGTGAACTTCAAAAGAACAATGTCACACTTCAATTAGTTGACCGTTCTATCAAAATTCCTAAGGGAATAATTGAAGACGTGTTGATTAAGGTTGGCGATTTTGTTTTTCCCATTGATTTTGTAGTCTTAAAAACTGAACTGGTCATTCCAATCATTTTAGGAAGACCTTTTCTAGCCACATTCAATGCTTGA